In one window of Psychrobacter sp. P2G3 DNA:
- a CDS encoding GatB/YqeY domain-containing protein, whose product MSQLKQTLSDDIKTSMKAREIERVKVLRNVQAVIKQIEIDRQTELDDAGVLEVLQKQLKQRQESLTIFTENNRDDLATKEQFEIDIINEFMPKQMDDAELAALVNAEIAAQGATSMRDMGSVMGVLKNKTAGRADPALISKLVKDALQG is encoded by the coding sequence ATGAGCCAACTTAAACAGACTTTATCAGACGATATTAAAACATCAATGAAAGCGCGTGAGATTGAGCGCGTTAAAGTCTTACGTAACGTACAAGCAGTTATCAAGCAAATCGAGATTGATCGTCAGACTGAGCTTGATGATGCAGGCGTTCTAGAAGTATTACAAAAGCAATTAAAACAGCGCCAAGAGTCATTGACTATCTTTACTGAAAATAACCGTGATGACTTAGCCACCAAAGAGCAGTTCGAGATTGATATTATTAATGAGTTCATGCCTAAGCAGATGGATGATGCCGAACTTGCTGCCTTAGTGAATGCAGAAATCGCGGCACAAGGCGCAACATCTATGCGCGATATGGGTAGTGTAATGGGCGTACTTAAGAATAAAACTGCTGGCCGTGCTGATCCTGCACTCATCTCAAAGCTAGTAAAAGATGCGCTACAAGGTTAA
- the rpsU gene encoding 30S ribosomal protein S21, with protein MPAVKVKENEPVDIAIRRFKRACEKAGVLSDVRKREFYEKPTQVRKRKKAAAVKRYKKKLQRETIRTTRMY; from the coding sequence ATGCCTGCAGTTAAGGTTAAAGAAAACGAACCAGTTGATATCGCTATCCGTCGTTTCAAGCGCGCTTGTGAAAAAGCTGGTGTATTGTCAGACGTACGTAAGCGTGAGTTTTATGAAAAACCAACGCAAGTACGCAAGCGCAAAAAAGCTGCTGCTGTAAAGCGTTATAAGAAAAAGTTACAACGCGAAACTATTCGTACCACTCGTATGTACTAA
- a CDS encoding c-type cytochrome has translation MINKKQRMNKLALSAISLSALLTLSACSGDNTPTEEPAAVNEPADTTVVVDEAPIVEPEVITPEPVVEPTDTVVEEVAQEVAAEPEVLAADAGAKLYETNCKVCHDSGLLDAPKYGDKAAWAPRLTKGTETLHMHSAKGFNKMPAQATDKVSEAQVYAAVDYMIAAVS, from the coding sequence ATGATTAATAAAAAACAGCGTATGAATAAATTAGCCTTATCTGCAATCAGTTTGAGTGCGTTACTGACACTTAGCGCTTGTAGCGGTGATAATACGCCTACCGAAGAGCCTGCTGCTGTCAATGAACCTGCCGATACAACCGTAGTGGTAGATGAAGCGCCTATAGTAGAGCCTGAAGTGATTACGCCTGAACCTGTTGTAGAGCCTACCGATACAGTAGTTGAAGAAGTCGCACAAGAGGTTGCTGCAGAGCCTGAGGTGTTGGCTGCTGATGCAGGTGCTAAGTTATATGAGACCAATTGCAAAGTCTGTCATGACAGTGGCTTACTTGATGCGCCCAAATATGGCGATAAGGCTGCATGGGCACCGCGTCTTACTAAAGGCACAGAGACGCTACACATGCACTCAGCTAAAGGCTTTAATAAAATGCCAGCTCAAGCCACTGATAAGGTAAGTGAAGCTCAAGTCTATGCAGCGGTTGATTATATGATTGCAGCAGTAAGCTGA
- the tsaD gene encoding tRNA (adenosine(37)-N6)-threonylcarbamoyltransferase complex transferase subunit TsaD translates to MKVLGLETSCDETGLAIFDSEQMDSDNQGLVGQVLYSQIELHALYGGVVPELASRDHIRKLVPLLNELLEQCDVKKNEIDAIAYTKGPGLIGALMTGALFGRSLAYGLDIPAIGIHHMEGHLLAPLMGANPPAFPFVSLLVSGGHTLLIAAHGIGQYEILGESIDDAAGECFDKAAKMLGLPYPGGPNIAKLAETGDQNAYSLPRPMLHRGLDFSFSGMKTAVHNLIKDTPYSESGPDGDPQVRADIAASFQHAMVDTLVKKCVKALKQADMSRLVIAGGVSANTHLRETLEAELAKINATVHYAPPALCTDNGAMIAYAGYERLQAGQSDDLAVSCVPRWPMTELPAV, encoded by the coding sequence ATGAAGGTATTGGGTTTAGAGACTTCTTGTGATGAGACGGGTCTGGCGATTTTTGATAGTGAGCAGATGGATAGTGACAATCAAGGTCTGGTCGGGCAAGTGTTGTATTCACAGATAGAGTTGCATGCACTCTATGGTGGCGTGGTGCCCGAGCTTGCCAGTCGTGATCATATTCGCAAGCTAGTACCTCTGCTTAATGAGCTCTTAGAGCAGTGCGACGTTAAGAAAAACGAGATTGATGCCATTGCCTATACCAAAGGTCCAGGACTGATTGGCGCTTTGATGACCGGTGCATTATTTGGGCGCAGTTTGGCGTACGGCTTAGACATTCCAGCGATTGGTATTCATCATATGGAAGGGCACTTATTAGCCCCGCTGATGGGTGCAAATCCGCCCGCGTTTCCTTTTGTGTCGCTACTGGTATCTGGCGGTCATACTTTACTGATTGCCGCACATGGTATTGGGCAGTATGAGATATTGGGTGAGTCGATAGATGATGCAGCGGGTGAGTGCTTTGATAAAGCCGCCAAGATGCTAGGCTTGCCTTATCCTGGTGGTCCTAATATTGCTAAATTGGCTGAAACAGGCGATCAAAACGCTTACAGTCTACCAAGACCGATGTTACATCGCGGTTTAGATTTTTCTTTTAGCGGTATGAAAACAGCGGTGCATAACCTTATTAAAGACACCCCTTATTCGGAAAGTGGCCCTGACGGTGATCCACAAGTTCGCGCCGATATTGCCGCAAGTTTTCAACATGCCATGGTTGATACGCTGGTGAAGAAATGCGTTAAAGCGCTCAAGCAGGCAGATATGAGCCGCTTAGTGATTGCGGGCGGTGTCAGTGCCAATACTCATTTACGCGAAACCTTAGAAGCTGAGTTGGCTAAAATAAATGCGACCGTCCATTATGCGCCGCCTGCTTTATGTACGGATAATGGGGCGATGATTGCTTATGCGGGTTACGAGCGCTTGCAAGCAGGGCAGTCTGATGACTTGGCTGTCAGTTGTGTGCCCCGTTGGCCGATGACCGAACTGCCTGCGGTATAA